The following are encoded together in the Candidatus Limnocylindrales bacterium genome:
- a CDS encoding choice-of-anchor D domain-containing protein, giving the protein MKKYQWITWTGVVMVVGVFLLLPRSTLAGNTFFFSNSTLDFGSVTIGQTAFLTLTIANMPASKTDVDEINGSVFAIPSGGTCSSANSTVFSTAAFSIISGGGAFNLGPGQKKDIKFGFAPSAAITYSDTVCLTANLVHIDSSGNKTITPFIGSPYAIPINGKGVSARINMEVSLTSISFGDVVVGQAATQTLTITNLSNSTDSLDGTVGNLSSPFFVVSGGGSFSLSPGQSRQVRISFSPVALITSTTTLSITHNATSSNCSTPGTCNISLTGTGVETINLSISPLSINFGNILVGQASNQSITITNDSNSTGILEGSVAAPLAPFSVVNGGGTFSLPPGASKTITVRYAPTAVSIVPDQTTLLITHNASNSNCGTPSPCGISLIGNGVELIKLSINPTPVDFGNVAVGQTARQTLTITNSSTSPTLLEGSIGTLTGPFSVVSGGGSFSLSSGQSRSVIISFSPTSSGTTFTDTLVITHNATTQTSPTTVTVTGTGIEAINLSVSPSPVNFGNVAVNQFSDQTFTLTNNANSTTTLEGEVDVTSLSGPFSVVSGGGSFSLLPGKSKTVTVRFAPTAPGTVSGTLKITHNATNQGSPTSVLLTGMGTSIINVALVPTSISFDNVLVGQSARQTLTLTNLSSSLGILEGTVGTLSAPFILISGGGSFSLAPGQSRFIILSFSPTSAGNFSDTLVITHNATNQSGPTNVPLSGTGVPVIDITVSPSPINFGSILAGQSATQTITITNAPTSTNTLTGSVASLSAPFSVVSGGNSFSLAPGKSRTVIVSFTPTTTGSFSDTLTITHNATNQTSPINLPITGTGEVSVINMDVTPSLVDFGGVIVGKSVTQTLVITNVSSSTTTLEGSVDSLSGSFSLVSGGGTFSLAPGKSKSVIVSFSPTSTGNFSQSLSITHNATNQVSPTFVPLNGTGLPAINLTVSPSSVDFGNILVGQSANQTITITNQSSSTGTLEGSIGNVVGPFSVVSGGGTFSLAPGKSRSVVVGFSPVFSGTFSQTLAFTHNATNQSSPTNVTLTGTGILSTINIDVSANLLDFSNVQVGRSATQTLVITNLSSSTDILEGSIESLSGPFFVVSGGGTFSLSPGKSRSVVIGFSPTSEGVFSQTLDITHNATNQPSPMSISLKGNGTPTINLSISPASLAFGNLTVNDLANQTLTIANLPTSSNTLEGSVGNLSGPFSVVSGGGVFSLAPGKSKTLVISFSPTSAGSFSQTLPITHNATNQPSPTGVVVSGTGVSAVININIEVVPNPVSFGSIPIGDASRQTITITNQANSTGNLEGSVSTLSPPFSIVSGIGPFTLPPGRSQTVLVGFSPTSEGVATQTLTITHNATNTSSPVEVLLTGTGVPQVNISVNPTPVNFGEVIVGKADTQTFVITNNNNSTGTLTGTVGDLSDPFSIVSGGGAFSLAPQQSRTVIVRFTPSSIGSFSQTLTITHNATNTPSPIQFPVNGTGSLTINLSISSTSVGFGNIAVGKSSVQTITITNDLSSTALLIGSVGNPTGPFSVTKGGGPFSLEPGKSLSVVVGFSPSFAGIFSGVLPITHNATNQSTPLNVLLTGATPIGWGIGKDIPVPRDYDGDKKADIAVWRPSEGNWYILASSNPIPFVPAWGLPGDKPVPADYDGDGKADLAVFRPSTGTWLILNSSGGIVIENFGASNDTPVPGDYDGDGKADIAVFRPTLGEWDIKPSGGGTMLQVLWGLRGDTPVPGDYDGDKITDLAVWRPTEGVWYIAFSSGGSLAAPWGLPGDTPVPGDYNGDGKTDLAIWRSKDGTWNLALSDGTVNTTLWGLPGDIPVPADYNGDGRIDLAVWRPKEGNWYVLF; this is encoded by the coding sequence TTGAAAAAATATCAATGGATTACCTGGACAGGTGTAGTGATGGTTGTCGGAGTATTTCTATTACTTCCCAGGTCAACACTTGCCGGCAATACCTTCTTCTTTAGCAACTCTACCCTGGATTTTGGGAGTGTTACCATAGGTCAGACTGCTTTTCTGACTTTAACCATTGCCAATATGCCGGCTTCGAAAACAGACGTAGATGAGATCAACGGAAGCGTCTTTGCCATACCCAGTGGGGGAACCTGTAGCTCGGCGAACAGTACGGTCTTTTCAACTGCTGCTTTTTCTATCATCAGCGGCGGTGGTGCCTTTAATTTAGGCCCTGGACAAAAGAAGGATATTAAATTTGGTTTCGCTCCTTCGGCAGCCATCACCTATTCTGATACGGTATGCCTGACGGCCAATCTGGTTCATATCGATTCCAGTGGAAACAAAACGATAACTCCTTTCATAGGATCTCCCTATGCCATCCCCATTAACGGAAAAGGGGTATCGGCCAGGATTAATATGGAAGTAAGTTTAACTTCCATAAGTTTTGGAGATGTGGTGGTAGGTCAGGCGGCCACCCAGACCCTTACCATTACCAATTTATCCAATTCGACGGATTCTTTAGATGGGACGGTGGGAAATCTCTCAAGCCCATTTTTTGTAGTCAGTGGGGGAGGTTCATTCAGTCTGTCGCCAGGCCAGTCCAGACAGGTCAGGATCAGTTTTTCTCCCGTGGCGTTAATCACCTCTACCACAACTTTATCTATTACCCATAATGCAACGAGTTCAAACTGCAGTACGCCCGGGACGTGTAACATATCCTTAACGGGAACAGGGGTAGAGACGATCAACTTATCCATAAGCCCTTTATCGATAAATTTCGGTAACATTCTTGTAGGTCAGGCCTCTAATCAAAGCATTACAATCACCAATGATTCGAATTCCACAGGTATTTTAGAAGGGTCGGTGGCTGCACCTCTTGCTCCTTTTTCTGTAGTGAACGGAGGAGGTACATTTAGTCTACCCCCCGGTGCCTCCAAGACCATCACAGTAAGGTACGCTCCAACGGCCGTTTCGATAGTTCCGGATCAGACTACCCTTCTCATAACCCATAATGCCTCAAATTCAAACTGTGGTACTCCGTCTCCTTGTGGGATAAGCTTGATAGGGAATGGTGTAGAGTTAATCAAGTTATCTATCAACCCTACTCCTGTGGATTTCGGTAATGTTGCCGTAGGACAAACTGCCAGGCAGACTCTGACCATTACCAATTCGTCTACCTCCCCGACTTTGTTAGAAGGGAGCATTGGGACCCTTACAGGCCCGTTTTCTGTAGTCAGCGGGGGTGGCTCCTTCAGCTTATCCTCGGGCCAGTCGCGATCTGTCATCATCAGCTTTTCTCCTACCTCTTCGGGGACAACTTTTACCGATACCCTGGTCATTACCCATAATGCGACCACTCAAACCAGCCCTACCACTGTAACGGTAACCGGAACAGGAATAGAAGCCATTAACTTATCGGTAAGTCCTTCACCGGTAAACTTCGGTAATGTTGCCGTAAATCAATTTTCTGATCAAACTTTTACCCTCACCAACAACGCAAACTCGACCACAACCCTGGAAGGGGAGGTTGATGTAACCAGTCTCTCAGGTCCGTTCTCCGTAGTGAGTGGAGGGGGTTCCTTCAGCCTTTTACCTGGTAAATCTAAGACGGTTACCGTAAGATTTGCTCCGACGGCTCCGGGTACGGTTTCTGGAACCTTAAAAATTACCCATAATGCCACCAATCAGGGTAGTCCAACGAGTGTGTTATTAACGGGAATGGGGACCTCTATCATTAATGTAGCTTTAGTACCCACGTCCATAAGTTTTGATAATGTTCTGGTAGGTCAATCCGCCCGACAAACCCTTACCCTCACCAATTTATCCTCCTCATTGGGCATTCTGGAGGGGACGGTAGGGACCCTGTCCGCTCCTTTTATCCTTATCAGTGGGGGCGGCTCTTTCAGTTTAGCACCAGGTCAATCCCGGTTCATTATCCTTAGTTTTTCCCCAACTTCGGCCGGAAACTTTTCAGATACGTTGGTTATTACCCACAATGCCACCAATCAATCAGGTCCCACCAATGTGCCGTTAAGCGGAACCGGAGTACCGGTTATTGATATAACTGTAAGTCCCTCTCCGATAAATTTCGGCAGTATCCTGGCAGGTCAATCGGCTACCCAAACCATTACCATTACCAATGCACCTACTTCTACAAATACCTTGACGGGAAGTGTGGCGAGTCTCTCGGCTCCATTTTCAGTGGTTAGTGGAGGAAATTCATTTAGTCTTGCACCTGGAAAATCCCGAACGGTTATCGTGAGCTTTACCCCTACGACAACCGGGTCTTTTTCGGATACCCTGACGATCACCCACAATGCCACCAATCAGACCAGTCCTATTAACCTACCGATAACCGGAACCGGGGAAGTTTCTGTGATCAATATGGATGTAACTCCGAGTCTTGTAGATTTTGGTGGAGTGATTGTCGGTAAATCCGTCACTCAAACCCTTGTTATTACCAATGTATCCTCCTCGACCACTACCTTAGAGGGAAGTGTAGACAGTTTATCAGGTTCGTTTTCTCTGGTCAGTGGGGGAGGAACGTTTAGCTTAGCTCCTGGGAAATCCAAATCCGTCATTGTTAGTTTCTCTCCGACTTCTACAGGGAATTTCTCTCAATCACTTTCTATTACCCACAATGCCACCAACCAGGTAAGTCCTACCTTCGTACCCTTAAATGGAACCGGGCTTCCGGCAATTAATCTGACCGTCAGTCCTTCGTCTGTGGATTTTGGCAATATCCTTGTAGGTCAATCTGCTAACCAAACCATTACGATTACCAATCAGTCCAGTTCCACCGGAACTTTAGAGGGGAGTATTGGAAATGTCGTAGGTCCATTCTCGGTCGTCAGTGGGGGAGGTACTTTTAGCCTGGCCCCTGGAAAATCCAGGTCGGTTGTAGTAGGTTTTTCTCCTGTCTTTTCCGGGACTTTTTCTCAAACCCTGGCTTTTACCCACAATGCCACCAATCAGAGTAGTCCTACCAATGTGACCTTAACAGGGACGGGAATTCTATCTACTATCAATATAGATGTGAGTGCAAATCTTTTAGATTTTAGTAATGTTCAGGTGGGCCGATCGGCCACTCAAACCCTTGTCATTACCAACTTATCTTCCTCGACGGATATTTTAGAAGGGAGCATTGAGAGCTTATCCGGTCCGTTCTTTGTAGTTTCGGGAGGAGGTACGTTTAGTTTATCGCCTGGTAAATCCAGGTCGGTGGTTATAGGTTTCTCTCCGACGTCCGAAGGAGTCTTTTCCCAAACCCTCGATATTACCCATAATGCGACCAATCAGCCGAGTCCCATGAGTATCTCCTTAAAGGGAAACGGAACTCCAACTATTAATCTTTCCATCAGTCCTGCATCGCTGGCATTTGGTAATTTAACGGTGAATGATCTCGCCAATCAGACCCTGACCATCGCCAATCTCCCTACTTCCTCCAATACTCTGGAGGGGAGTGTTGGTAATCTGTCGGGTCCGTTTTCTGTGGTCAGTGGAGGGGGAGTATTTAGTTTAGCTCCCGGGAAATCGAAAACTCTGGTCATAAGTTTTTCTCCAACTTCTGCAGGCTCCTTCTCACAAACCTTGCCCATCACCCATAATGCAACCAATCAACCGAGTCCTACCGGTGTTGTAGTCAGTGGTACCGGCGTATCTGCCGTGATCAATATCAACATTGAAGTAGTTCCAAATCCGGTAAGCTTTGGGAGTATTCCAATAGGAGACGCATCGCGACAGACCATCACCATTACCAACCAGGCCAATTCCACAGGGAATTTGGAGGGGAGTGTAAGTACGCTGTCACCTCCTTTTTCAATAGTTAGTGGAATCGGTCCGTTCACTTTACCACCCGGACGATCCCAAACCGTTTTGGTAGGGTTTTCTCCAACTTCGGAAGGGGTTGCCACCCAAACCTTAACCATTACCCATAATGCCACCAACACTTCCAGTCCTGTGGAGGTTTTGTTAACGGGAACCGGTGTCCCTCAGGTTAATATCTCGGTAAATCCCACTCCGGTGAACTTCGGTGAGGTTATTGTAGGCAAAGCCGATACCCAAACGTTTGTAATTACAAACAATAATAATTCAACCGGTACCTTAACAGGGACGGTAGGTGACTTATCGGATCCCTTTTCCATCGTCAGTGGGGGAGGCGCATTCAGTCTAGCACCCCAGCAATCGAGAACCGTCATTGTTCGTTTTACTCCCAGCTCGATAGGGTCCTTTTCCCAAACCTTAACCATTACCCATAATGCCACGAATACTCCCAGTCCTATCCAGTTCCCGGTGAATGGAACAGGGTCCCTGACCATTAATCTCTCCATCAGCTCTACTTCAGTGGGTTTTGGCAATATTGCCGTGGGTAAGTCCTCGGTTCAAACTATTACCATTACCAACGATTTGAGTTCAACAGCCCTGTTAATTGGGAGTGTCGGGAATCCTACTGGTCCCTTTTCTGTAACTAAAGGGGGAGGACCCTTTAGCCTGGAGCCGGGGAAATCTTTATCGGTAGTGGTGGGCTTTTCTCCCTCCTTTGCCGGTATATTTTCTGGAGTTTTACCCATTACCCATAATGCAACCAATCAAAGTACCCCCCTGAATGTGTTGCTTACAGGAGCAACACCTATCGGCTGGGGGATTGGTAAAGATATTCCGGTGCCGCGGGATTATGATGGCGACAAGAAAGCAGATATTGCCGTTTGGCGACCCAGCGAGGGAAACTGGTACATTTTAGCCAGCAGTAATCCTATTCCCTTTGTTCCGGCCTGGGGATTACCTGGAGATAAACCTGTACCGGCCGATTACGATGGGGATGGAAAAGCGGATCTGGCCGTTTTTCGACCTTCCACAGGAACGTGGTTGATTTTGAACTCTTCGGGGGGAATTGTCATCGAGAATTTCGGAGCTTCTAATGATACCCCCGTTCCGGGAGATTACGATGGGGATGGAAAAGCGGATATCGCCGTCTTTAGACCTACGTTGGGGGAGTGGGATATCAAGCCTTCGGGAGGTGGAACCATGCTTCAGGTCTTATGGGGATTGAGGGGAGATACGCCGGTGCCTGGAGACTATGATGGAGATAAAATAACCGATCTGGCCGTCTGGCGACCTACAGAAGGGGTCTGGTACATCGCTTTTTCAAGCGGTGGTAGCCTTGCAGCACCCTGGGGGTTGCCAGGTGATACGCCGGTACCCGGAGATTACAACGGAGATGGAAAAACAGATCTGGCCATATGGAGATCTAAGGATGGAACCTGGAACCTCGCCTTGTCGGATGGAACCGTTAATACCACGTTATGGGGCTTACCCGGTGATATTCCCGTTCCGGCAGATTATAATGGGGACGGAAGGATTGATTTGGCAGTATGGAGACCGAAAGAAGGGAACTGGTACGTTCTCTTTTAA